Proteins from a single region of Macaca nemestrina isolate mMacNem1 chromosome 13, mMacNem.hap1, whole genome shotgun sequence:
- the LOC105479766 gene encoding cell growth regulator with EF hand domain protein 1 isoform X2 yields the protein MESQGQTLKCSISSCPTPSSQAGSSSVLLYLFALHDYDQSGQLDGLELLSMLTAALAPGAANSPTTNPVILIVDKVLETQDLNGDGLMTPAELINFPGEAPSHVEPGEPLAPSPQEPQAVGRQSLLAKSPLRQETQEAPGPREEAKGQVEARRESLDPVQEPGGQAEAEGDVPGPRGEAGGQAEARENGEEAKELPGETLESKNISNEFEVHIVQLENDEI from the exons ATGGAGTCACAAG gCCAGACTCTGAAATGCAGCATCAGCTCCTGCCCAACCCCTTCCAGCCAGGCCGGGAGCAGCTCGG TTCTCCTCTACCTCTTTGCCCTCCATGACTATGACCAGAGTGGACAGCTGGATGGCCTGGAGCTGTTGTCCATGTTGACAGCTGCTCTGGCCCCTGGAGCTGCCAACTCTCCTACCACCAACCCG GTGATCTTGATAGTGGACAAAGTGCTCGAGACCCAGGACCTGAATGGGGATGGGCTCATGACCCCTGCTGAGCTCATCAACTTCCCGGGAGAGGCCCCCAGTCACGTGGAGCCCGGAGAGCCCCTTGCTCCATCTCCTCAGGAGCCACAAGCTGTTGGGAGGCAGTCCCTGTTAGCTAAAAGCCCATTAAGACAAGAAACACAGGAAGCCCCAGGTCCCAGAGAAGAAGCAAAGGGCCAGGTAGAGGCCAGAAGGGAGTCTTTGGATCCTGTCCAAGAGCCTGGGGGCCAGGCAGAGGCTGAAGGAGATGTTCCGGGGCCCAGAGGGGAAGCTGGGGgccaggcagaggccagggagaATGGAGAGGAGGCCAAGGAACTTCCAGGGGAAACACTGGAGTCTAAGAACATCTCAAATGAGTTTGAGGTGCACATTGTTCAACTGGAGAATGATGAGATCTAG
- the LOC105479766 gene encoding cell growth regulator with EF hand domain protein 1 isoform X1: protein MLPLMMRVVILLLLPAGQAAPKDGVTRPDSEMQHQLLPNPFQPGREQLGLLQSYLKGLERTEVQPEHLSREQVLLYLFALHDYDQSGQLDGLELLSMLTAALAPGAANSPTTNPVILIVDKVLETQDLNGDGLMTPAELINFPGEAPSHVEPGEPLAPSPQEPQAVGRQSLLAKSPLRQETQEAPGPREEAKGQVEARRESLDPVQEPGGQAEAEGDVPGPRGEAGGQAEARENGEEAKELPGETLESKNISNEFEVHIVQLENDEI, encoded by the exons CTGCTGCTGCTCCCCGCGGGTCAGGCTGCCCCAAAGGATGGAGTCACAAG gCCAGACTCTGAAATGCAGCATCAGCTCCTGCCCAACCCCTTCCAGCCAGGCCGGGAGCAGCTCGG ACTTCTGCAGAGCTACCTAAAGGGACTAGAAAGGACAGAAGTGCAGCCGGAGCATCTGAGCCGGGAGCAGG TTCTCCTCTACCTCTTTGCCCTCCATGACTATGACCAGAGTGGACAGCTGGATGGCCTGGAGCTGTTGTCCATGTTGACAGCTGCTCTGGCCCCTGGAGCTGCCAACTCTCCTACCACCAACCCG GTGATCTTGATAGTGGACAAAGTGCTCGAGACCCAGGACCTGAATGGGGATGGGCTCATGACCCCTGCTGAGCTCATCAACTTCCCGGGAGAGGCCCCCAGTCACGTGGAGCCCGGAGAGCCCCTTGCTCCATCTCCTCAGGAGCCACAAGCTGTTGGGAGGCAGTCCCTGTTAGCTAAAAGCCCATTAAGACAAGAAACACAGGAAGCCCCAGGTCCCAGAGAAGAAGCAAAGGGCCAGGTAGAGGCCAGAAGGGAGTCTTTGGATCCTGTCCAAGAGCCTGGGGGCCAGGCAGAGGCTGAAGGAGATGTTCCGGGGCCCAGAGGGGAAGCTGGGGgccaggcagaggccagggagaATGGAGAGGAGGCCAAGGAACTTCCAGGGGAAACACTGGAGTCTAAGAACATCTCAAATGAGTTTGAGGTGCACATTGTTCAACTGGAGAATGATGAGATCTAG